The Syngnathus acus chromosome 11, fSynAcu1.2, whole genome shotgun sequence genome includes the window TtgaggtgtaaaaaaaaaaaattcacaaaggCAATTTGGTTATTAGGCCACAATGTTTATTCAGTAGTGTTGTTTCAACTTATAGGTACAATACTGTCAGCTTTTTatcagactaaaaaaaaaaaaaaaaaaaaaatgttaccaTTACAGTCATCCATGCACACTGAATGCCAGTCGAGTTGTTTCGACACCTGCTTCGCGCTCACTGCGAGCGTGATCTTATCCAAATGGTAGGCACTTTGAAGgtttaaaacatttgtgaatatacattatatatactgtatttatatATCTTTCCGTATACTAAGAAGCTATTGGAAGGGCAGGCCTCTTTaattgagaaaataaacacacaggatTGGGTTGAGTCTTTGGGTTTGTCATGACCTTTGCCCCGGCAGAGAATATTAATGAACACAGAAGTGGAAGAGTGAGGGTATACATGGCTGTTGAAGGCATCACTGAACATTTCTAAGCCTTCTTATTTATCatttgagaagaaaaagaatacTTGTGTAGAAGTTTCCACAtgtgtctgcttttttttcccccgtggTATGTGCTCTGCATGTGGTCTGGTGTTTGTGTCCAataaagcgtttttttttcattgagcACGTCTTTAGGCCCAAAGCATCAACACGAGCACAAAGCAGGAAGTGGGGCAGGCCATTGACAGCTTAACTGGCCGTGCTCCAGTCGGACTAAAAAAGAAGGTGGGCGGGATGGTaaacagagagaaaaagaggcCCGGGAAGGGTTGAAGGATGCTAGTTTGGCAAGGATGGGGAAGGTGACTGAAATCGTAATAAGAGACTTCCGACACCGAAACAATCGTgtgcaatctttttttcttcttctttttttagacAACTCTTCCATCTCGGACTAATTcctgtgtttaaaaataaaatgctgttcatccgcccctccccccccaaaaacccCCACAAATAAACAAGACATGATGTCATGCTCACCTCTATTTAAAAATGGGcgtgagagcaaaaaaaaaaagaaacgttgCAACCTGAAGGGAGAAAATTTACATTGACTATTAACAGCGTTAATGTGAAGacaaaaagagcttcatcaAAACTACAAAGGCATTTTTCAACATCAGAGAAAAGATAAATTAATGTAATACAACTTTAGAGATCAACATCAGACATgctaagacaaaataaaaaaaaaagaaataaaagtagGGTTGATACAGAATAATTATATTCAATTATTTCcacgtttgattttttttttctctttacaaATAACATACTGCTGCAGTTAAAAGTAGTCAGCGACTAAACACAAGCTCCTTAGACAGAAGACAGATGCGGTTGATTTTCTCACCTTTACAGATCctgtttgtgttatttttaataaaaaaaaatcttttcataCAATACACTGACAGTTGCCATAAAACAAGgaaagcttgtttttttttgttttttttttaaaaagggaaaaatcTTAACAACAATATGCTATGCAAAAGCTTCCCATTATGCTATTTTTCCATAAATCAACATTGCAACATATTGTTTCTCGTGTTCGCTCTTGCCAGAGGCTGCGGCTCGGGGGCAGCcgcttgtgttttgttgatCCCATGAGAAGTGGGCGGGGCTTTTATGCATAAAACTCCTTAGTTGGGGCTTTCTGATACGCTGCACCGGAAGGTTTCCTCTCGCCCAGGTCGTAGCTGCCTTCGTCCTTCTTCCTCATGCGGTAAACCAGAAGTAGGATGAGGAAAATGGCAAACAGGAATCCAATCACCCCTCCGGCGATAACAGCTGAGAAGCAAAAAATTATTCATGTCATTTAATTGGTCCATCAATAATGAAGAGACGTTTCTAATTGTCATTCTAATCCGCATTGAATAAAAAGGTGCCtatcaaaaagaaagagagacgGATGGCGGAGACAGAATGGAAGTGAGGTGCCAATCAAACGTGAAACTCAGACATGCAGGGAGAAGACGGATGGGATCAGACGCCGTGCGCTATCCGTGTTCTCAAACAAGGCACAAGGTGCTTTGAACACCCACGCCGCTGTGAACTCCCCAAGGTCCCGTGGAGGAAAACAGATGGATTTTATTGaaagcatttattttgagAAGTGGATCAGGTGGGAGACGTACGACTACAGAGACATgggcaaaaaagggaaacacgCTTACTTAGTCATAATTGTTTAAAATAGTAAAAGCAGAACAAATGAGACGTTCCTCAATCTATCTTATCTTCCTCGACAATGGAAGAGCTGACACCAGATTTGTGCATTTGTTGTTGAACGGCACATACCTGCCAACACCTCCGTCCTTTGGAAGAGGTTCTCCGTGCGGACCTCGATGGGCTCCTGAGCCGAGCCCGGGGCACCGGTTGTGCTGGTCATGTCCTCCGTAACAGGGAGTGGTGGTGCCTGGATTTAAAGGGAATATAATGGATCAATATAGGCTAacgatcatttttttaatgtcgttAACCATGCAAAGAGTTGAACAGTTGGCCGGCTAAGAATTTAACTGGAATGGATCCAAGTTGCCTGTATAGATTAGCGTCATCGTCTGAAGTGGGAAAGAAGAACAGTTGCATCTGAAATGAGCCCAGGTTGGCGTTAAGGTTATCCCGTGATTTTGTGTCAGTGAGACAGCAGGTAGGACTTTCTTTAGGGAAGCTTTCCTTAAATCTCAAACAGATGTAGGCTACTCTGTTGTGTAGCGGAACGAATGGAAATCTTTATCCTGGGAGTAACCTGatcatttgtatttcttttgattttttgatgtattaataaatcaaatagtTCCTCGCCCAGAaagagtaaaaataataacaggctactgtgattattttatttgatcctGGCACATCATTTTTggtaaatccatccattctttgtaccgctttgtccccagcTTTATAATGAGCAAAATACACGAgtgatgtctttttctttttccccaccATTTCAATTGAAAACAACTACTAATTTGAACTGCCGTGACTGACAGCAAGGATGAATTCTAAAAAGCATCAGTGTGGGTGGGTGAAATGTTGTGACGTTACCATGAGAACGACAGTGCTGCTTGCTGCGGGGCAAAATTCTTTTTTGAAAATCTATTGACCTCTGATGCTTCAAATAATTTGGATCAAAATACAGAATCCTTCATCAATCACTATTGACGTCACCGACCTACGTCACTAGCAAAACAACAGAAGTGAAACTTGTGTGCTACTGACCTCTGTTCTTAACGGCTTCTTGGGTGTGTTGTCCCTGGCAGTTTCTCGAACTGTGGCTGTCTCCACCTTGGGGGTGAAATCTTTGGTGGAGTCCTTGGTAGGTTCTTCTGCTTTGGGTGCAATATACACCATACTAACAGTCACCGTTTCTTCAACCACTTCTTCACCTGCACCTGGGAGAGTGTGACGGAAATAATTGTAACACAAAAACGATTTGTCCATTTGCAAAATGTCCTTGTTGTTTCTTTCACACTGAGTGAAGGACTGAGATTGATGCATAAAATACAGAGTAATAGgcatatttgaattttttttacctgagcCTGACCCCGAGttaaaatcatcatcatcttcaggGTAGTAACCTCCTGAGCCTGTGTCATCCAGGTATAAGTCATCAGCCTGGGAGGTGGTCTTGGCCGCCTGTGctatctacaaaaaaaaaactattgagTTCATGGTTTGATCActcataaatcaaaacaaaaattgcatATGTGACTTTAAAGCAGCATTTGTTGACAACTGACAAAGCAAGCTCGGATCATCTCTTTTGTGACAACCGGCCTGATTGGTTGGAATGTTTGCATTACGGCTTAATGGTAATGAAAAGCCCTGAACAGCTCCTTCTTGCCATATGTGTGATTTAAGACATAACAGACTATAACAAGAAAATCAATAACCGCTCtctccagcaaaaaaaaaaaaaaaagtgttgtattCATTCCGTAGGCTACTCGATAATATTGAATTTTTGGGAAATCTTGTGTTCTCTATGTGACTTGAATACTTATACCGGCATCCATGGCAACATCTATTCAAGTGTGATTGACTAATTTGTATTGGACCTTCTCTATAATAACAGTCCTGCTCAGAatgggaattaaaaaaaaaaaagacagacaatATATCATCCCATTGTGGGGATCTATTTGCGACAGTTCCAGGTCAGCTCTAAGGAAGTTGTGCTGATAAACTTCAAGCTGAAAGACATTGGATTAGAGGAAACAATCAATTGGCGTGACAGAAAGACCAATGAGGGGCGTTCTTTTGTTAGCTGCAAAAGAATAGGCGAGAATTGGCTAATGAGAAATTAGGCCACAGTAATGCTTGTTTAAGACCAGCTGTGTTTGGGCAAACAAAATCGtaacagggggaaaaaaaacagaaatgaaTTCATCAGACCATTTGACGTCACTATCAGACAAGCAAATTCCCACGAAAAACATTCCAAAGATGAAAATCCAAGACTCCAATTCCCTAAGTATTCACATGTGGTGCTTTCAAGTAATTGTGCATATttccatgacaaaaaaaaaacgccggCAGTCCACGGCGCTAAAGACAGACGAAGAAAATTGAAGACGAACAATACCATTCCTTCTCAGTCAAGTGTCttgcaaaagaaagaaagcccCTCCATTGCTCAGCCGTCTGATCAAAGAAAGAATTTGTTCAAAGCAACTTTATCTTCATCTTATTGGCTTTTCGTCTTTCCAATGCAACCCCCTCAAGCAAAGCCATTCAGTGTCTCCGTTCGCTCCACAGGTCAAAATGCATAAGAGCACAATGGCCGGCCGggttgggggaggggggcagtTCACATGGTGACAAAGGATGCTAATGAGATAAAGGCAGGCCACACACGCTCGTCACCAAGTAGAAGCCGTTAGCAAGTATTTCATTAATTCGTTGAAACATAGACGGAAAGCAATTGAGCATGTTAACTTGACACCGCATCGCCATTCAAGTCTGGAGAGTGTGACTAATGGATGCAATATTGATTGGAGCATAAGGAGCTtttaatccattttatttgttattcttAATGGGAATCCTCGGTTATAAAATGAAGATGAGGGACAGCCATAAACATCTAAAAGTCGGAAACTTTCAATGTCACGGACATTTCTGATAAACTTTGCTCTTTTTTATCAGTGTGTTGACATTTGTGACTCCTTTCAGCTcttatcacatttttttttggagccgGACTAGACAGCAGTCTGGCAACTACCAATGTCGAGTGCTTGTTGATATATGAATCTTCAGCTATGCTACAGcagctctatttttttttatagctgttgagcaaacatttgactcctttcatttttcacttttaatggaAAAGATTGAAGAGCTTGACGgccgataaaaaaaaaaacttttaggGTGACTTgtggtgttttttattttgcaattcCAAAAGTTTTGTGTTGTGCACGTCTTCAATCAGAACAAGTACGGCTGTGCAGAATCACATAGAACCTGTACGTTTATtttaattctaaaaaaaaaaatcatgattcAAAATTAGCCAGCCATCATTGTGTAATTGTTGGGAAAATCCCCCACAATATATTGTTGACAGGAAAGAGAAATTTCCTTCGAGAGTCCATCTTGAAGCTTTAGGAGCACACCTCAAGCTATAAACGTCCAccttttaaagaaaaaaagtctccaAGCAAAAGAAGGAGGAGGCAAACAAGCACTTGAGTAAAGCTCATTGTGCAGCCGAGCGTAGACACACAGAGGCGCACAGTTTCAAAGTCAAACCTCTCAACATCCGTcacaaaaaaatcgaacacttacataaacacaatatGCAAACACGTTGAAAAATCCTGAGATCGTTAACAACCGCTCTTCTCGTGACCTGTAAACGGCGTGGAGCTTCTGGACAAAAGAAACGACAGATAAGAGGCGATTGAGCAAAAAGCGGCCTGGACAAATGAGGGATGAGAAAACTGGGAAAGAAGGACGGAGCCAAGAACCAACCCGTTGCTGCTACTGACAGTACCATAGCCTGGAGGCAGCTGTGTGAAAAGCCCGAGAAAAATATGGCTTACACTCTAGGTCGGggtaatatttacatttggttCTATAGGAGGGAGATAGAAAAGTGCCTGCAGGGCCGGACGGACGTTTGGATGAATTGTTCTCAGCCACGGCCCAAATATGAACTCAAATCCGAGTCGGGTCAAAGGAAGTAGCCGTCCTTCAAAGAATGCATAGCAACATCTGCATCTCCATGAAAGCACCCACGGGATTGATTTAtgtgccaacacacacacacacacacacatccagctTTCACATCTCTAAGGCCTAAGATGAATACACAGACACATCAAAACTAACTTCAGAagggaagagaagaaaaaaattgaaaacaagtGCAAG containing:
- the sdc2 gene encoding syndecan-2 gives rise to the protein MRNVCFIVTLGLAVYLSGERIAQAAKTTSQADDLYLDDTGSGGYYPEDDDDFNSGSGSGAGEEVVEETVTVSMVYIAPKAEEPTKDSTKDFTPKVETATVRETARDNTPKKPLRTEAPPLPVTEDMTSTTGAPGSAQEPIEVRTENLFQRTEVLAAVIAGGVIGFLFAIFLILLLVYRMRKKDEGSYDLGERKPSGAAYQKAPTKEFYA